From the genome of Argentina anserina chromosome 4, drPotAnse1.1, whole genome shotgun sequence, one region includes:
- the LOC126791719 gene encoding flowering-promoting factor 1-like protein 3: MSGVWVFKNGVVRLVENPGADSLQGSNSRRKVLVHTPSDDVISSYAVLERKLVSLGWERYYDDPDLLQYHKRSTVHLISLPKDFNKFKSMHMYDIVVKNRNLFEVRDM, translated from the coding sequence ATGTCTGGGGTTTGGGTTTTCAAGAACGGCGTCGTCCGGCTGGTGGAGAACCCGGGGGCGGATTCCTTGCAGGGCTCCAACAGCCGGCGCAAGGTTTTGGTGCACACTCCCAGTGACGACGTCATTAGCTCTTACGCTGTGCTCGAGCGGAAGCTGGTTTCACTTGGTTGGGAGAGGTACTACGACGACCCGGATCTCCTTCAGTACCACAAGCGGTCCACCGTCCACCTCATCTCTCTCCCCAAGGATTTCAACAAGTTCAAGTCCATGCACATGTACGACATCGTCGTGAAGAATCGGAATTTGTTTGAAGTCAGGGACATGTAG